Sequence from the Corallococcus sp. EGB genome:
ACAACCCGGAGGCGTACAAGACGCTGGCGCTGGTGGCGTACGACCGGGGCCAGTACCGGCTGGCGGAGCTGCTGATCATCAACGCGCGCAAGGTGGCGCAGGACGACCCGGCCATCTCCAACACGCTGGGGATGATCTACCTGAAGATGGAGGACCGTCCGCGCGCGCTCGCCCAGTTCCAGAAGGCCGTGTCGCTGGATGACAACTTCGCGCCCGGCCACCTCAACCTGGGCGCCCTGGCGCTGAGCTACCGCGACTACGCGGGCGCGGAGCGGGCCTTCACCAAGGCCCTGGCCCTGGAGCCCGACGGCCTGGAGGGCCAGCTCTACCTGGCGTACGCGCTGGACGGCCAGAAGGGCCTGGATCCGAAGAAGGGCGTCGCCGCGGGCGAGGCGTTCGAGAAGGTGCTCGCGCGCGCCGCGGACAAGCCGGAGGCGGTGTGCGGCGCGGGCTGGGCATACGCCGCGGACCGCGCGGGCTTCGAGAAGGCCATCGCGTTCCTGGACCGCTGCAAGGGGCTGTCCTCCACCTCCGAGCAGGACAAGCAGCTCATCACCGCCAAGGTGAACGGCCTGCAGAACATGCTCAAGAACCCGCCGCCGGCCGCCACGGCGGAGGCGAAGGACGAGCCCAAGAAGGACGCGGAGGCCACGGGAGGCGCGGGTTCGTCCGTGATGAACCAGCTGCCCCAGGACCCCAACGCGCCCGAGCAGGAGGCCCCGGCGGACGAGGGCACGGCCGCGCCTGAGGCGGCGCCCGCCAACGAAGCGTCTGACAATGGACAGACGGCTCCGACGCCTGCTCCAACGCCCTGAAGAAACAACAGTCGTACTGGCGGGAAGGACGAGAACTTTCTTCCCACCTCCAGCCGCCCAGGTGCAAGCGACCGGGCGGCTCCCTTAGAATCCAGGGACTTGGAGTTGGTGCGAGCCCTGCATTGGAATTCTTGAAGCGGGCCTTGGCGGAGACATCACATGAAACGACTGCTGGCAGCGATGGTGATGGTGGGCGGGCTGGGGGTGGCGGCTCCCGCCCTGGCGCAGGACAGCGGCAAGGACTCGGTGAAGATCATCCAGGAGGAGGATCGCACCGTGTACCGCAAGAAGACGGTGATTGATTTCACGGACGTGGCGGTGGAGGGCGAGCTCACCAAGCCGGAAGGCTCCTACGTCCTCAACCGCAAGAAGACGGATTTCCAAAGCCTCATCAAGGTCCGGGAGAACTTCGACCCGGAACTTCAGAAGTCCGCGGACAATCTCTAGACGGCACAGGTGGCGTTGAACGTTTTCGGGACGGGAAGGGAAGAAGGAAGAACTTCATGGCGGCGGCGAAAAAAAACGGATTGACGCTTCGGATCACCACTCCGGACGGCTCCACCCAGGAGACGGTTTCGGAGGCGGAGAGTGTCATCGTGGGGTCGGGCGCCCAGGCGGCGGTGAAGATTCAGGATCCGCGCGTGTCCAACCTCCACGTGATGCTGAAGGTGGACAACGATGGCTCCGTGACGGCCATCGACCTGGGCAGTGAAGGTGGCACCCAGGTGTCCGGGCAGAAGCTCATCATCCCCACGGCGCTCAAGCCGGGGGACGTGCTCACGGTGGGCACCTCGCGGGTGGAGGTGCTCTTCGGTGACGCGCCCC
This genomic interval carries:
- a CDS encoding tetratricopeptide repeat protein, whose amino-acid sequence is MKTNHSIAMSSQWKGTGMEGFRTKRMFLAGAFAFAFTTACATGPRPTPVAMNAVEKPAATVPAAPPPAPVEKGDANGRFAQALKAYEAGDLDGARKGFEDVVSQEPKALNARFNLGVIAEKQGRPADARAAYEQVLALDPAHTPSVMNLGLMRRHEGQLDEAISLYTKALQTPGHEHDEPVLNALAATYRLAGKLDEAEATGRRVLARSKDNPEAYKTLALVAYDRGQYRLAELLIINARKVAQDDPAISNTLGMIYLKMEDRPRALAQFQKAVSLDDNFAPGHLNLGALALSYRDYAGAERAFTKALALEPDGLEGQLYLAYALDGQKGLDPKKGVAAGEAFEKVLARAADKPEAVCGAGWAYAADRAGFEKAIAFLDRCKGLSSTSEQDKQLITAKVNGLQNMLKNPPPAATAEAKDEPKKDAEATGGAGSSVMNQLPQDPNAPEQEAPADEGTAAPEAAPANEASDNGQTAPTPAPTP